The DNA window CAGCAGGAGTGGCAAGGATAGAATAATTCAGGTTATACTTGACTTTGTATTCTTCCACCACTTTGTTCATCTCTTGAATGGTTTCATACAATGTATTCCATGCTTTCTCGCTGTGACCGTGTCCTTGTCCGTAAAGAGCCATCATTGCATTATGACCGCCAATAAAGCCAATACCCAGCGTTCCGCTGCGAAGCACATCGCCCACTTCCTGATTTGGATCAAGATTACCGCCGCCTTTCCAAACATCATTACCCATCATAAATGGGAACTGGCGTGCAAGTGCTGTGCGCTGATACTCATAACGAGCATAAAGCTGTTCGGCTACCAGTTCGGCCATACTGCGTACTGAGTTAAGGAAAAGTTCTTTTTCCTTCGTTTCAAAAGCTTCCTTATCAGATTTTCCCACTAATTTCTCCGCTTTTCTGTGAGCTTCAATAGCAAGGCGGGGCATATTTATTGTAGTGAAAGACAAGTTACCTCGTCCAAGAGAGCTCTTTTCTCCGGCTACATTCTCGAATACACGTGTACGGCATCCCATTGTAGCCAGTTCATATTTGTATCGTTTCGGATCATCAGCTTTCCAAAGTTCGTTTGTATTATAAGGAGTATCCAGAAACATAAAGTTTGGAAATAGCGCCTTAGCTGTAGTGCGGCATGCTTTCAGGAAAAGATCAAAGTTCGGAGTGCTGAATTTTACTTTTCCATCCATGGCAGCATCAAAATCTTCCATTGCCATCTGATAATCTTCCTCGGAATAAGAAACACCGTTCTTTATTTTAAATATCTGAATAGGGAATACCGGAACCTCTCCACGGCCTCCCAAGCCTTCCATAGTAGTAGTCAGCAATTCCTCAATCACCAGTCTTCCTTCTGCCGAAGTATCAGTTCCATAATTAATAGAGCTGAAAACTACCTGGTTACCTCCTCTGGAATGCATAGTATTCAGGTTGTGGATAAATCCTTCCATTGCCTGATGAGTATCTTTTCTGGTAGAAGCATAAGCTTTCTCTATAATCTTGTTTACTACCTCTTTTTCGATGTTAATGCCAATGGCAGTCAGAGCCATTCGTAAAGCCTCTTTTTCCTGCTCGCTCGTTTTTACGGAAGAAACTTGTTCATTTACAATGGCTTTTATTGATTTCTCGTCAGCACTTGCTCCTTCAATAGATGTATAGAATCCAAGAAGAGAAGTCAGGTGTTTTCTGAACGATTTCAAAACACCCTTTGCCATAAAGAAATCAAACGCCGGAATTGATTGTCCTCCATGTTGCTCATTCTGGTTTGTCTGGAAAATAATAGTTGCCAGTGTAGCATAGCTCTGTATGGATTGGGGAGTGCGGATACTACCATTCTTGGTGCGGAATCCACGCTCGAATAGATCATCCATATCATACTGGATACAGGTGGTAGTTTTAGTAGGGTAATAATCAAGGTCATGAATATGAATATCTCCCAACTGGTGAGCTACCGCAAATTTCTTTGGAAGCAGATATCTATAGGTATAGTTTTTTGTGACTTCCGATGCGAAAGTCATCATCTGTCCTGCCGGAGTATGGCTCGACATATTTGCATTGCTGAGATTTACATCATTTTTATCAATAGCAACAATACCGTCCATGATCTGCTTAATCTGACTCTTCTTTTCACGTTCGGTATTTCTCCACTCACGGTAGATGATATATTTCTTAGCCACCTCAGGTTGAACTTTCATTATTTCCTTTTCAACCAGGTCCTGAATTTGTTCCACCGAGATAGTAGGGGTGGTAAAGTTACTGATTACACGCATTGTAATATCAGCTACCAACTTATCTTCGTTCGTGATACCTGTTGCATCGAATGCTTTTGTTACAGCATTCTTTATTTTACTGATAGAGAAATCTTCCTTTTTCCCATCTCTTTTGATAATACAAATCTCAGCGTAGTTCATATTCTTATTCTTTTTGTGAAACTTTTAATCTAAATAAGTTGTCACATTTAGAATACTTTGCATAAGGAAGAGGAAAGAGAATAGGTCGGTAAGAGATTAGCGCCGAAAGATATCTCTATCCTGGCGAATTCCTATTTTCTCTTGCTTTAACTCCCGAAAGCATAAGATAATCTATAATGTGTAGTTCTGGCAGGTCTTCTGACTTATCTCTCCCTTAAAGTGCCTTCCCACAAATAAATGCAGTGGCTTGTTACTCAAGTTCTTCGAGAATCACAGCAGCGGGTACTGTTACCGGATTTCACGGTATTCCCTTTTCTCCTAAAGCATAAGCTTTGTTACCAAAACCGAAACAAAGATAGTAGATATAACAATATGTTGTTTCGCTTAACTATGTTAATTTAGAAAGTTTTGGAAAACTTTTTTTGATCTTGAAATCTAAAAGTTTTCCATTTTGGATAACTTATTATTCATAATGAACTAGTTAAGTATATAAAAAAGGGCTATCTCTGAATTAGTTCAGAAATAGCCCTGTTATAGAGATGTAATATTCTATTTTATTCTCAATCTTCTTTGTTCTCCTGTTCTTTTATAAAAGAGTTTTTATTGACTACTCTCAGACAGGCAAATTTTATTCTACCAATTGCCGGTATGGAAGATTGATTTATTAATCGTATTCCGAAAATAAAGATATGGAATACAGAAAGAACCAGAGCGGTTATTAATAAAATCTTGTTGCTTTCCCATCCAGCTGTTATCTGATGAGCGAAAGCTACAAAGATAAGAATAACGGATAGTGAAACTCCGGTGATATTTAATACTGATTGCCCGGATCTTTCTTTTCCATCCCAAACTGCTATCTTACTGTTTTTCATTCCGTATGCAGCATAAATATCAAGACCAATTAACATCCATACTAATAATCGGATCCAGGTATCAGCAGGAAGAAAAATCATCAACGACAAACAAGTTAGTACTCCGCAAATAGGAACAAAGGGAACAAAAGGTGTTTTAAATGCTCTTGGAGCATTTGGCATTTTTTTCCTTAAAACAATGATTCCAATACATACCAGTATGAAGGCAAGAAGAGTTCCGATGCTGGTCATTTCACCTGCAATATTCGAAGGTACGAAAGCAGCAAATACGCTGACAAGCAGTAAGAAAAGTAAATTACTCTTTGCCGGAGTACGGAACTTTGGATGAATTTCGGAGAATAGCTTGGGTAATAGACCATCTTTACTCATACTATAGAACACCCGACTCTGTCCTAAGAGCATAACCATTATTACAGAAGAGTATCCGGCTAGGATAGCCAATATAATTGCACGGTTAAGCCATGGATAATCAGGGTGAATCAGTCCGCTTGCGTCAGCATGTCCCATATGTTCAATTGCTATTGCTACAGGAGCAATACCATCATGACCTTTAAATTCAGTGTAATTTGCAACACCTGTCATTACATGAGCGAACAGGAAATACAAAACAGTACAGATTAATAGTGAGGCAAGAATACCAATAGGCATATTCCGTTTTGGATTTTTTGCTTCCTGAGCAGCTGTACTTACTGCATCAAATCCAATAAACGCAAAGAAAACTACAGCTGCTGCACGTAGAATCCCCGTCCATCCGTATGCACCAAACTTTCCAGTATTCTCAGGAATATAGGGAGTGTAATTATCCAGATTAATATATTGCCATCCAAGGAAAATAAAGATAAGAACTACTCCAATTTTTAATGCTACAATAAAGCTATTAAATCTTGTGCTACCTTCTGTTCCTCTCATTAAAAGTAAACTCATCAGAATTACAATAAATACGGCAGGCAAATTGACTGCTCCTCCTTCCCATGGACATGCTGTAAGGCTCGAAGGCAGATGTACTCCAAATCCATCGAGAAATTTTATTAAGTACCGGCTCCAGCTGATACTTACTGTTGCAGCAGCAACTGCATATTCCAGCACCAGATCCCAACCAATAATCCAGGCAATAAATTCGCCCATAGTTGCATACGAATAGGTATATGCACTACCCGCAACAGGAATCATTGAAGCAAACTCAGCATAACATAATCCTGCAAAGCAACAACCAATAGCTGCGATTAAAAAAGATATGGTAATTGCTGGTCCGGCCAATTCTGCAGCGGCACCACCAGTTATGGAAAATAATCCGGCTCCAATGATTGCTCCAACTCCCAATGCAACTAGCTTACCAGGTCCTAAGGTTTTTTTCAATGAATGGCTGCTAGTCTCATTTGACTCCTTTAGCAGACCTTCTATTGATTTTTTAGCAAATAAATCCATTCGTATATATCCTCTTATAATTATTTTGCAAAGATATAATATATTCGTATTAATATGTCAATATAATATTTAATTATGCCTTATGCTGACAAATAACTTGATATATTGAAGATAATATTGCATAATGAAAATTTTGTTAGAGCTCTGCTTTTAGATTGAGTTCTCTTACTGGATAGTCTATACACGGTTGGTTTTCTCAATTTTTACCATCTATAGAAGAGGGCATTTGATATGATGCGAGGCTATGAGTTGGATTAACTCAGGGGTAAACCAGTAGTCAATTAACAGGTAGTTAAAGCGGATACTTTTCTTTATGCTGGTTTCAACCATCTCAACCGGACGGGTGATCTTACTCTGTTTTTATTGTTGATATTAACTGAAAGGTGTACTAGTTTTCAATTGGTATCTACACATCTGTTTGTGAACCTGATATGACTACGCTCAAATCGGCAGAGGAAACGGTTAGATTCGTAAACACCGGACTTTCCAAGGATGGCTTTTCTGATAAGGGAGGATCATCATTGCTACTGCACGCTATTATTAGCGTGCAGAACAATGAAAAAAAATACAATTCTAAATTACTTCAGATCTATTTAGTCTGTTAATAACATACTGAGTAAAATATTACTCAGCTGTAGAAGAAGTAAGTTCCCATCCAGGATTTTGCTTCAATAACGGTGCTTTCTTCACTTCTGAATCCGGTAAAGGGAATCGGTAATTCTTCGGACTGTTGAATGCTCTAGAAGGATGCGTACCATCTGCTTCATAATTATAAACAGACGATGCTCCGGGAGTAACTACCACACTGTAAATGTTATAGACCTGTTGATAGCGGGGCAAAGTTTTCTCGCTTGCAGCAGTCTTACCTTCAAACAGTTTCCAGCGGCGTTCATCAAAGAAACGATGATCTTCAAAACAAAGTTCAATGCGACGTTCGTTACGGATACGCTCACGAAGCTGTTCTTTCGTCATCCCGCTATAGGCAGGCATTCCCACGCGTCCACGTACTTGATTTACATACTGGTAAGCATTAGTTGGCCCTTCTGATTCATTGATCGCTTCGGCTGCATTCAACAGAATCTCCGCATAACGGAAAATAGGGCAAGCATGAACGTATGTAGTAGGACTCTTGAAAGACATGTTATTCAGGAATTTTTTGGTATAATAACCAGTTGTTGTTCCACCATGCAGATCTTGATAATCCTTTCCGTCTGGATAAGAAACATCAACAGCGCGTTCTTCTTCTTGTACTTTATCTCCCCAAATTGAGCCATGATGTAGAATAGTTTGCTCCAAACGTGGGTCACGGTTAGCATAAGGATTCTGATCATCGTAGCCAGAAGCTGGATCATCAATAGGTTTTCCACTCTTCATTTCATAAGCATCCACCAGGTTTTGTGTAGGATTGGTACGCCCCGTTGAATTCACATTACCAGAAAAACCGCAAGGTGCTAAGAATAACTCAATTTCACGAGTATTCCATTCGGAACGGCTCAGGATGTATTCATTGTTCAAGTGAGGCGTAGAAACAAAACATTGATAATAGTTCTTGTTTGGGTCATTATCCTCAGTTGTAAACAGTGCGTATGGATGTGCCTGTTGATTATTCTTTGTGATGAAGTCCTTAGCTGCTTGTGCGGCTTCCTGCCACCAAGAAGTATTACCATCGGGATTGTTCAATACCGAAGCTCTGTAAAGAAGTGCTCTTGACTTTAGTGCATAAGCAGCGGCGCCATTCATACGTCCCCAGTTTTCATTTTCATTACTGTAGCGGAAAGGAAGTATATCTTTCACAGCGTCACATTCATCAGCAATCCATTTCAAGGCTTCGCTACAAGCTGTACGCGACATATTCATGGCAGAAGCGTTTCCTGCTTCAAAAACGATAGGAACACCATTTTCATCATTACCGATTACCGGTATATCGCCGAACCAGCCTGCAAGATCAAAGTGAAAGATAGCACGTAATAATCGGGCTTCTGCAATATTACGGTCATATAAGTGATTATCATCACCCGTTTTCTCAGCATTACCAATAACACTTTCGCGTGAATTCTTCATAAATTGGTTAGCAGCTCTAATCCCCTTCAAATCGTTAGGCCAAAACCTTTCAGCAAAAGGATGGTTCGTGGCAGAGTAAGCATCCGTCAGCACGCTGTGATAATAGTGCACATTCCAAAATGAAAGTGAATTATCAGTCATACAGTCGCGCGAGGCAGCAAGAAACTGTCCGTCACTATATCCGGCAAAGGCATCAGGAAGGTACGTGTAAACATTGGCCAGGAAACCACGAGTATTTTCGTACTTGCTGAATATCTGTTCTTCGGACAAGGTCAGATCTACTTCCTTGTCTAAATAATCGCTACAGGAGCTGGAAACTGTGGCCAGCAATCCGACAGTGATGTATATCAATATCTTTTTCATCATTTCAAAGTTTAAAGTACAACATTAAAATCCGATATTTAAACCGAATGTAAACGAACGGGTCTTGGGATACCACCAGCAATAACTCATAGGTTTTTCCGTGTCTATGTTATCTGGAAGATCACTCCAGTTATATAGATTGTATCCGCTAAAGTAAAATCGGCATTTTGTCATGTTAATTTTGGCAATAAGTTCTTTTGGAAGCGAATAACCAATCTCGACATTACGTAGTGATATGTAATTACCGTTTTTTACCCAGATATCATTCTTGTATGTACCTGTAGAGCGATCTGAATCGATGGCATTAAAACCTCCATAAAGCGGACGTGGATAGGTTGCATTAATATTACGTGGGTCATTAGGATTGTCGTTATAGTACCCCCATGCCTTCGTCACTTCGTGTGTACCCATATTACTCCAACCACTAAAACTGATGGAAGGTGAAAGAAATACACTACGGTTGAGATAAGCATTAAATACAGCGCGTATATCAAATCCATTCCATTCCAAACCAATATTCAATGCTGGTATCAATTCAGGGATAATCGTATAGGTATCAGGCGACATGTCGTTAGAATCAATTTGTCGGTCGCCGTTCAAATCTTTGAAGACAGCCGTACCTAAAGTCTGTTTGCCGTTAGATGCCGAGTGATACGGATATTTTTCAGGATGATCAATCGCATCTTGCTGGCTAGTAGCAACTTTGTCTGCATCATTTGCCCACTGTACGAATTTATAAATATTCCATCCACCCACAGTGTTATTAAATGAACTTTCATACAACGCAGCAACTTCCGTACCATCATAAATCCGACGACCCGTTTTACGTTGCCATTCCACGTTGGGTTCCGTTTCATCCATCTCTGTAACCTTATTGGTGTTCCAGGTTAGCATACCTTCCAGATAATAATTAACCTTACCTATTTTGCCACGATGACCTAAAGTTACTTCAAGTCCTTTACTTTCTGCTTTTCCGTAAGAATCTGAACTTACAGATACTCCGATAATCGAAGGAATGGTGGAGCGTGTTACCAAAATACCTGAACGCCATTCTTTGAACACATCCACTGCACCATACAGTTTCTTTCCCCAGAAATCAAAATCAAGACCGATATTTAACATGTCGGATATTTCCCACTTGTTGTTGCTATTACCGGCTTTGCTCTCATAGTATCCTCCGATATTACTCTGCGAATAGCCAAAGCTATAACCTGTACCACTTGAGTAAGTTCCCTGATACGGATACCGTCCGGCGCCAGTGTTCGATTGTCCGGCACGTCCATAAGAAGCACGTAGTTTTAATAAATCAATGTTTTTGTTTTTCAACCATGATTCTTCTGATGCTACCCATCCCACTGATGTACCGTAAAAGGTACCCCAACGTTCTTCAGGGGCAAAGTTATCGCTTGCCATTCGGCTAATATTTCCTGATAAAATATAACGATTATCGTAAGCATACGTAGCTTGACCGTTGAATGACAATGTACGTTCTGACGATGTGCTACCGCTTACTACGTTCTGGTATGTACGGATAAAGGTACGTGCATCTACTGCATGCTTACCAAAATTATTGCTATAATTCAGCCCTGCGTTGAAGTTTAGGTGATAGTAATATTCACGTTGATTAGCAGATGGGTTAGTCAATGCAGAATACGAAGTATATTTAGTATAAGTAAATTCTGACGGATCATTAACAGCCACGTTAGTATAGTCGTAGTTATACGTATTAATAGCGTTTCGTTGAGTAGATTCAAATGTCTCATAAGAATCGAAACTCACAGTGGTGTTCACCTTTAAGCCTTTTAACAGACTGCTCAGATCACCATTTACACTCAATGTACTATACAGATTACGACGGCGGTTCTTTTCCTGACCACTGGCAGCCAGATAACGTAGAGGATTGTTAGCTGTACTGCTGGCATAAAGTTCACCGTTAGGACAGTATACTGGTTCCATAGGATTAGCTTCTACCGCTCCAAATGTAGTTAAGTCAAACACACTTTGCGTAGGCTGGTTAATGTTATCGATACGACCACCAAGGTCTAATGATACGTTTAGAAACTTAGTCACATCAATATCTATATTAGATCGGAGGTTCCATCGATTTAACATGTGTTGAGTATCGAAGTTATCGTTCCAGCTGGTTCCTTTCTTGTTCCACATACCTTCCTGACGAAGATAAGAGAAAGATACATAGTAACGGGCGCGATTGTTTCCACCGCTTATCTGCATGTTGGTTTTGTACATAGGAGCTGTTTCCCGATACAATTGTTCAAACCAATTTGTGTCGAAATATCTATAGCGGTCAATTCCCTCTAATGTTTCACCATTGCTTACACGACGATATTTTTCAACCTGCTCGTCCGTATACATAGGATCACTTCCACTCAGATAACGTACCTGATTACGGGTCAATGCCATATTATAGGAATTTTGCAATTCCATTTTGTTGCTCAGCATCTGATAACCTATTTCCTGAGTAAAGTTAATGTTGGTTTTACCTGCTTGTCCACGCTTAGTGGTTACAAGTATTACACCATTGGCTCCCCTCATTCCGTAGATAGCGGTAGCAGCAGCATCCTTCAGTACTGTGATGTTTTCTACTGGAAAAGCATCAAGGAAAGAGAGATCACGCTCCACATTATCAACAATAACAAGTGGAGAACGTGCATTCTGATTCATGGTACGTATACCGCGAATGTACATAGCCGTCTCACTCCATCCCGGTTCACTACTCCATTCATAAGTTTCCATACCGTTAACGGTAGCAGTAAAAGCATTCTGCAAGATAGTAATCGGGTGTTTTTGCAACTCTTCTCCTGTCACCACGGAAGTTGCTTCTGTCATTAGTTTCTTTGCTTTGCGCCCGAAAGGAACAGGCATGGTGTGCAGATATTCATCCAAGTCTTCCGATAACACAATCTGAAAACCCTCCTTGAAGTTGACCTGTGCAGTAGCGTTTAAATAACCGACGCTACTCACACAAAGCTCATCCTGAGATTTCACATTTTTGAGACTAAAGTATCCATCTTTGTCCGACAGAACAATGCGGCTTTGTTCGGCTACATTGATTACAGCGCCGGCCACAGGGGTACCTTTACTGTCCACAATCTGGCCTTTCAATATTTGCTCGTTCTGTGCAAGGACGTTTGTTTGCAACCAGAGAAAGCTTAGCAGCAACAGATATCTGCCCGTCGCTGTGCATTTTCTTATAATATATTTTATATTAATCATAATTATTCAATTTAAGAATTATTTCCAATCCGGGTTGTTCTCAATGTTTGTCTTCCAGACTTCACCTTCCGGTATTGGATAGAGGTACATCTTTTTCTCGAATATACGTGTCTGTGCTGTTTTGCGGCTGATAGTTCCATTAGTCGCTACATCAATGCCATAAATGGGGCGGGAGAGAGCTTCTATAGCAACATTCCAGCGACGTACATCCCAAGCTCTGTGTTCCTCGAAAGCCAGCTCCACTGTACGCTCCTTGTGAATGAAGTTTCGCATGGCTTCTTTTGAACTTGTAAGGTCGCTACGATTGGCTACTGAACCAGTAATACCGGAACGATGACGAATCTGATCGAGCATATTGTAAACCTCTGTGGAAGGTCCTTGTACTTCGTTCAATGCCTCTGCATAGTTTAGCATAATTTCAGCATAACGAATAAAAGTCCATAAACGACGTGAGTTGCCTGTATGTACCGAACTTAAAATAGCTTCTGGAATATATTTGCGTACATAATATCCTGTGGGAGTGGCATTCGCATTACCCACCGGATTGTCTCGTTGTCCTTTGATAACATTAATAGTTCCATTACCCCACTTGGTACCTTGATAAAGTACGGTAGCTTCCAATCGTTTGTCACGTCCTGCCCACATAGTAGCATCACTATATCCGCTAGTTGCATTAACAGTGGGTTGCCCGTTACTATTGTAAATCGGTGCGCCAGTTGCATCATAAGCACTGAAAGGTGAAGAACCGTCAATCATGTCATACATATCTACCAAGTTCTGTGAGGGACAAAGACCTCCTTTACCTCCTTCACCAACTGGTGTGTCATTTTGTATTGCACTCCAACCCACTGCTACATCGTTTCGGAAAAAGATTATTTCTTTGTTTTTGTCCAGATAAGTAGTACGAAGCAAAGCATTGTTGTATGGCAATATACCGTCTGTTGTTTCCTCTGTAAAGAGTGCAAACTTAGAACCATAGGTTTGTATAAAACTCTTTGCGGCATCGTAAGCTTCCTGCCAGGTAATCCCACTTTCGGCACTGTATCGGGGACTGGCCATGTACAGTTTAATACGTGAAGCAAGTGCGCTCGCCATTGGTTGTCCAATACGACCGGCATACGTAGCGTTCCAGGCATCTTCATAGGTGAGCAAGCCGCTTTCACATTCACTCAACTCTTTCAGTAAGAAATCTACTACATACTCTTTTACTGTTGGTCGATTAGTATATCCGCTCAGTAAGTCTCCATCAGGATCAAGTACTTCTGTTACTATAGGCACCGGTCCATAACGTAAAAACAATTCCCAGTAAAACCATACACGCAAGAAGCGAGCTTCGGAAGTATAGTTCGTTTTGTCTTGCAAATACTTCTCATTGCTAAGGTCAGGACTTTTGGGCACACTATCAATGCGATTAATGATCATATTGCACTTGCGGATGCCACGATAATAATGTTCCCAAGTGTCAGAGAGTTCTGCAGCTCCGTCAGATCCATAATAATTACCGATATTAAAAGTACTACGTACACCGCCTGTAGCATAACTGGTTTCCGCCAGATCAGTAGCAGCATCCAGCCAGGAATCCTTAATGCGGCATGCTCCGTGGCGTAGGAAGTTATAAGTATCAAAGTGGTATTGCTCCATCAAACTCCAGTCTCCGAACACTTGTTCCTCTGTTAATTCGTTACTGGGTTGCTTGTCCAAAAAACTACCGAATGCATCTTCGCACGAAGTGAGAACACTTGCAGATATCGATAGCGCTAACAAACTGTATAATATTGTTTTCTTCATGTGTCTCAGAATTTAATGTTTACGCCAAAGTTCACTGTTTTCATAATAGGGTAGCGGTTCGATCCATTACTTTCAGGATCGGTTAGGTCGTCCAAATGATCCCAGGTAATCAAGTTGTTGGCATTCACGTAAAGGCGACAGTCGTTCATACCTGCCAACTTAGACCAGTTTTGAGGTAGTGTATAACTCAACTCAATGTTTTTCAGGCGAACAAACGATCCGTTTTTCAAGAAAAAAGAGTTTGTGCGCTGATTGTGGTCACCGTAATTGTCGTAGTGCAACAAAGGATAAGTGGCATGTTGTAGATTGTAAGCTTCGCTCTGTTCGGGATTCCAGCGTCCCAAATGATGTTCTTTCACCTTACCACCGCTAACGAAAGCATACATTGCTTCAGCATCATAGTAACGACTCACGTGATCTACCCCTTGGAACATAACGCTGAATCCCCATCCTTTGTAATTAAGACCCAGAGATAATGCGTAAGTGTTTTCCGGAATATCACTATTTCCTATACGGCTTTCGTCGCGATCGTCAATGAAACCGTCACTGTTCATATCCTTATATTTTAGGTCACCCACCTTCACAGCACCAAACGTAGATACCGGTAAATCAGGATTATTAAGATCTGCTTGCGTTACAAAGCCATCAGCAATCAAACCAAAATACTGACTGATAGGATTACCCTCGCGTTTGCGGTAAGCTGTCTTTTGTTCCGGTTCATCCATACTTATAATTTCGTTACGTGCGTGTGAATAAGTTAATCCTACGTTGTAGCTTAGATCTTTATTGATGCGCTTGTTGTGCTTCAACTCAAATTCGTAACCGCTGTTTTTAGTTTCACCTAAGTTGCCAGCTGCCAGAGCCACACCCACCCACTGCGGACGAGTAAGATATGCAGTCAGGATATCGTTGCGTTTTTCGTAAAAGAAATCAATATTACCATTTAGTAATCCATTCCATAAACCAAACTCAAGACCGAGATTGTACTTGTGGGCACGTTCCCAGGTTACTCCGAGGTTAGGATACTGTGTTTCATAAATACCTGTTTTACCGGAACTTCCAAAATAGTAGTCATTACTGATTTGAGACCATTTTTCTTGATACAAAAACCGTTGACTGGTTCCGTTTACCGTATAAATGTCGTTTCCCACTTCACCGTAGCTAGCACGAATTTTTAGGTTGTTCAGCCATTCTTGTATGCTGGCCATAAATTCTTCTTTGCTTATGCGCCATCCTACTGAAACTGCAGGAAAAAAGCCGAATCGTTTGCCCTTGAGGAAGTTTTCAGAACCGTTATAACCAACATTGAATTCAGCCAGATATCGGTCATCGTAACCATAAGTTACACGACCTACCAATCCCTGGTAACGTTTGGCCAACTCAGAGTTATAGCGGTAATCATTCTGATTATAAAGTACCATAGCCGTTACATCATGTTTTCCAAACTGACGTGCATAATTAATTTGGGCTTCCATATAAAGTTTGTAGGTGGTACTGTTATCCTTGCTATAAGCCAGTTCTCCATCCGAATTAAACTGATTGTAAGCATCAATCGATTCGTAATTATTGCGGTCATTTAGTTCATACGTAGCAAAGTCGGCCTTGAACATCTTCTTATAATAAGAGTCATAATCGAATGATGCCATACCTTTGGCACTCAATCCTTTGGTTAGCCAATCCATTTTATAATCCAAAATAAAGTTGGTTTCATTTATGGTATTGGTAGCACGATAGTAACCACCTTTGGCCAATGCTGCAACAATATTGCTTTGATACTGTGAACTACCTCCGTACAAGGTCTTGGTGCTTTCTCCATTCTGTACTTGATATGATACGGGGAAGAGCCAGCCTGGTGTGTGGTTCAGTTCGTAGAAAGTTTGACTGTAAGTACTGCTTTCGTTAGTATTCGATCCGCGACGTTCTTCAAAACGAGTTCCAAAGTTTACGGAGAAAGTCAAGTCTTGTGTCAGGAATA is part of the uncultured Bacteroides sp. genome and encodes:
- a CDS encoding TonB-dependent receptor — encoded protein: MLLIGQTLSAQQRQVTGIVKDLAGEPIIGASVLEKGTTNGAITDLDGNFKLTVSNVEKAVLQISYVGYQTQQIPVNGKTLLNVILKENTKLLDEVVVVGYGAQKKESVVGAISQVSSKELLASPAANISQAIAGKIPGVITTQTSGAPGQDDTKINIRGRATFAGDGSPLILVDGVEREFSQIAPDDIETISVLKDASATAVYGVRGANGVMLITTKRGRDQKPEVSLTANMQIQSPTRSDTYLNSYQSVTLLEEALKNDGLPSQFSANDIEMYRKSSAGQLSGLDAMLYPNVNWYNEVLKSSAPAQRYNASVRGGTKRMRYYASAELYDQKSLIRELSQDTYGNSSSPSYRRYAFRANMDLFLTQDLTFSVNFGTRFEERRGSNTNESSTYSQTFYELNHTPGWLFPVSYQVQNGESTKTLYGGSSQYQSNIVAALAKGGYYRATNTINETNFILDYKMDWLTKGLSAKGMASFDYDSYYKKMFKADFATYELNDRNNYESIDAYNQFNSDGELAYSKDNSTTYKLYMEAQINYARQFGKHDVTAMVLYNQNDYRYNSELAKRYQGLVGRVTYGYDDRYLAEFNVGYNGSENFLKGKRFGFFPAVSVGWRISKEEFMASIQEWLNNLKIRASYGEVGNDIYTVNGTSQRFLYQEKWSQISNDYYFGSSGKTGIYETQYPNLGVTWERAHKYNLGLEFGLWNGLLNGNIDFFYEKRNDILTAYLTRPQWVGVALAAGNLGETKNSGYEFELKHNKRINKDLSYNVGLTYSHARNEIISMDEPEQKTAYRKREGNPISQYFGLIADGFVTQADLNNPDLPVSTFGAVKVGDLKYKDMNSDGFIDDRDESRIGNSDIPENTYALSLGLNYKGWGFSVMFQGVDHVSRYYDAEAMYAFVSGGKVKEHHLGRWNPEQSEAYNLQHATYPLLHYDNYGDHNQRTNSFFLKNGSFVRLKNIELSYTLPQNWSKLAGMNDCRLYVNANNLITWDHLDDLTDPESNGSNRYPIMKTVNFGVNIKF